A genomic window from Dehalobacter sp. 12DCB1 includes:
- a CDS encoding 4Fe-4S binding protein: protein MKSNKIAKWLRIVVLVGLLAWITVEGYLHQALGAAKAASVHALCPFGALESLYTILFAGSYIKKIFSGTVVLLVLTVILAVIFRRSFCGLLCPFGALQELFARLGKKIFKKRYTIPLFIDKPLRYLKYVILVLTLVMAWYTGTLWMSPYDPYSAYSHLMVVSQTIQEDAAAIVGFILLFITLLGSLLYDRFFCKYLCPAGAFYAFIGKISPTRIERDNQICINCKACNKACPINIDVAKADKVTSAECLNCNECILACPKKGALEVKIAKRKVHPLAALIMVIVLFFGTIAVAEATGNYQVTSAPPKGQTVSLIEVKGSYTIEDTAKATGLSLAETYELLGIPQEVNKNTKLKDISKVVPEFNLEEVKEK from the coding sequence ATGAAGAGTAATAAAATTGCCAAGTGGCTGAGGATTGTGGTTTTAGTCGGGCTGCTGGCCTGGATTACGGTTGAAGGATATTTGCACCAGGCTCTCGGAGCGGCAAAAGCGGCTTCCGTACATGCCCTGTGCCCTTTTGGAGCGCTGGAAAGCTTATATACTATACTTTTCGCCGGGAGTTATATTAAGAAAATATTTTCCGGGACTGTTGTGCTGTTGGTATTGACTGTAATCCTGGCCGTTATTTTCCGGAGAAGCTTCTGCGGTTTGCTTTGTCCCTTCGGAGCGCTGCAGGAACTATTTGCCAGACTGGGAAAGAAGATATTCAAAAAACGTTATACTATACCGCTTTTTATTGATAAACCTCTGCGTTATTTAAAATATGTTATATTGGTACTAACCCTTGTTATGGCTTGGTATACAGGGACGCTTTGGATGTCGCCCTATGATCCTTATTCAGCCTATTCTCATTTAATGGTAGTATCTCAAACCATTCAGGAAGATGCTGCGGCAATTGTCGGATTTATACTATTATTCATAACTTTGCTCGGTTCATTGTTATATGATCGTTTCTTCTGCAAATACCTTTGTCCTGCTGGAGCTTTTTATGCCTTTATAGGAAAAATAAGCCCGACCAGAATTGAAAGGGACAATCAAATATGTATTAACTGCAAGGCCTGCAATAAGGCTTGCCCGATTAATATTGATGTCGCCAAAGCAGATAAAGTAACCAGTGCGGAATGCCTTAACTGCAATGAGTGTATTTTAGCTTGCCCGAAAAAGGGCGCTTTGGAAGTTAAAATAGCCAAAAGAAAAGTTCATCCTTTGGCAGCCCTGATCATGGTAATTGTTCTATTTTTCGGAACAATAGCCGTAGCAGAGGCCACAGGAAACTATCAAGTTACTTCAGCGCCACCCAAGGGGCAGACTGTTTCCCTGATCGAGGTCAAAGGTTCGTACACAATTGAAGATACAGCAAAAGCAACTGGCTTATCTTTGGCAGAAACCTATGAACTCCTGGGTATTCCGCAAGAAGTGAATAAAAATACTAAATTAAAGGATATTTCCAAGGTAGTACCGGAGTTCAATCTGGAAGAAGTGAAAGAGAAGTAA
- a CDS encoding ATP-binding protein, whose translation MFKSIFKSIFKSIFARLLTTYLLITVLAIASMTLILAIVYKDAVFSEKKETLELVAQKANQLTQDYYQHQISVQELNSEVNGLAYGTASIIYILKIDEAQFSKQQGLALNGLDESFVARNVKLVLQGQKVFQQKEYSKDFADYVLFVGYPLSINEKIEGAILILCPVSNINKSVAQMYLIILAVGAAMVILSLPFIYYNSRRISKPIKEMDAAARKIAQGEKADPTVVASQDEIGRLSDSFNYMKEQIDKTEKMRNDLIADISHELRTPLTSINGFIKGIVDGVVEPEDYQEYMFLIREETQRLIRLTSDLLDLAKIQSGSITLQKERIEIAVLAESVLSVLRSPAEKKRLSVINKVPSGLYVLADPSSLKQVLINILSNAIKYTQEEGQIIIDAGLNNHEVCLAVQDTGFGIAAADLPYIFEKFYRSDKVRNSDDKSTGLGLAIAKNLVEVNGGNIWAESVEGKGTSLTFTLLSIE comes from the coding sequence ATGTTCAAAAGTATATTTAAAAGTATATTTAAAAGTATATTTGCCCGCCTCTTAACGACCTATCTCCTTATTACTGTTTTAGCTATAGCTTCTATGACACTGATCCTGGCGATTGTTTACAAAGACGCGGTTTTTTCAGAAAAAAAGGAAACACTTGAATTGGTGGCCCAAAAAGCCAACCAATTGACCCAGGATTATTACCAGCATCAAATTTCTGTGCAAGAACTGAATTCAGAAGTGAATGGTCTTGCATATGGTACTGCATCGATTATTTATATCTTAAAAATTGACGAAGCACAATTTTCCAAACAGCAAGGATTGGCTCTAAACGGATTGGATGAGAGTTTTGTTGCCAGGAATGTCAAACTGGTACTCCAAGGGCAGAAGGTTTTTCAGCAAAAGGAATATTCTAAAGATTTTGCCGATTATGTTTTATTTGTAGGGTACCCTTTATCGATTAATGAAAAAATTGAGGGCGCAATTCTTATTCTTTGCCCCGTAAGCAATATCAACAAAAGTGTTGCCCAGATGTATTTAATTATCCTGGCAGTTGGTGCTGCAATGGTTATTTTAAGCCTTCCGTTCATTTATTATAATTCCAGGAGAATTTCCAAACCAATCAAAGAAATGGATGCGGCTGCCCGGAAAATTGCCCAAGGGGAGAAAGCTGATCCCACAGTGGTTGCATCGCAGGATGAAATCGGCAGGCTCTCTGATTCTTTCAACTATATGAAAGAACAGATTGATAAGACAGAAAAGATGAGAAACGATTTGATTGCGGATATTTCCCATGAACTGAGAACCCCCTTAACTTCAATTAATGGATTTATCAAAGGAATCGTCGACGGTGTTGTTGAACCAGAGGATTATCAGGAGTATATGTTCCTGATTCGGGAGGAAACCCAACGCCTGATCCGCTTAACCTCCGATCTTCTGGATTTGGCAAAGATTCAGTCCGGTAGTATAACTCTGCAGAAAGAACGTATCGAAATAGCTGTATTAGCTGAAAGTGTATTGTCTGTGTTAAGAAGTCCGGCTGAAAAGAAGCGGCTGTCCGTTATTAATAAGGTTCCCTCCGGGCTTTATGTTCTTGCTGATCCGTCTTCTTTGAAACAAGTGCTGATCAATATCCTCAGCAACGCTATTAAATATACCCAGGAGGAAGGGCAGATTATTATTGATGCGGGACTGAATAACCATGAAGTCTGCTTAGCTGTTCAGGATACCGGTTTCGGTATTGCTGCTGCTGATTTGCCCTATATTTTTGAAAAGTTCTACCGTTCAGATAAGGTCCGCAATTCTGATGATAAAAGTACAGGTCTGGGGTTAGCTATTGCCAAAAATCTGGTCGAAGTAAACGGGGGCAACATTTGGGCCGAAAGCGTTGAAGGAAAAGGGACTTCTCTGACGTTTACTCTTCTCTCTATAGAATAA
- a CDS encoding C40 family peptidase, with protein sequence MQVALPLTESNQPTLVPKQVIGLTALLLAGTAVVPSSPYALQEIASSRPKVTAAPAKMVDESPMQTDNIRIMEEKAGESSFSCVNVSTLSLMEANKEKAEIQAGIIASVLTWKGTAYKWGGRSRSGVDCSGLVQRVFLENGIQLPRTSYAQFREGVGIPKTRLEPGDLIFFHTNGAGASHVGIYLGDNKFISAAKHCVQISSLDEHYWAEHYRGSRRVIA encoded by the coding sequence ATGCAAGTTGCGCTCCCTTTGACAGAATCCAATCAGCCCACCCTCGTTCCGAAACAGGTGATTGGCCTAACAGCACTTCTACTGGCTGGAACTGCTGTAGTCCCCTCTAGTCCTTATGCCCTGCAGGAAATCGCCTCCTCGCGTCCTAAAGTTACGGCAGCTCCTGCTAAAATGGTTGACGAAAGCCCTATGCAGACCGACAATATTAGAATCATGGAGGAAAAAGCTGGCGAGAGCAGCTTTTCTTGTGTAAATGTCAGTACGCTTTCTCTGATGGAGGCAAACAAAGAAAAAGCAGAAATTCAGGCCGGCATCATAGCTTCGGTACTGACCTGGAAAGGGACTGCTTATAAATGGGGCGGCCGGTCGAGATCCGGTGTCGACTGTTCAGGGCTAGTCCAAAGAGTATTCCTAGAGAATGGAATTCAACTTCCAAGGACATCGTATGCACAATTTAGAGAGGGGGTTGGAATACCCAAAACAAGATTAGAACCTGGCGATCTGATCTTTTTTCATACCAACGGAGCCGGAGCAAGTCATGTTGGAATCTATCTCGGTGATAACAAGTTTATTTCTGCGGCCAAGCATTGCGTTCAGATTTCTTCACTGGATGAACATTACTGGGCGGAGCATTACCGGGGCAGCAGAAGAGTGATCGCATGA
- a CDS encoding DUF2680 domain-containing protein: protein MKNIKKFVALLTVVGVLGISGIVYAADLKTPADIAATVTGQTLDQVTQERAEGKTYGTIAQEAGKLNEFKTQMLEQKKTVLEQRVKDGTLTQQQADQILTRIQNNQALCDGTGNAGIGQGTGAGFGQGKGNGLGRGNATGNGSSACNGSGYGSGMGMGRI from the coding sequence ATGAAAAACATCAAAAAATTTGTTGCTTTGCTCACGGTAGTCGGGGTATTAGGAATTTCAGGCATTGTCTACGCCGCCGATTTAAAAACACCGGCTGATATCGCAGCAACAGTAACAGGCCAAACGCTTGACCAAGTTACCCAGGAAAGGGCCGAGGGGAAAACTTACGGGACAATTGCGCAGGAAGCCGGTAAACTCAATGAGTTTAAAACCCAAATGCTTGAACAGAAAAAAACTGTTTTGGAACAACGGGTAAAAGACGGGACACTTACCCAACAGCAAGCTGATCAGATTTTAACCAGAATTCAGAACAATCAGGCCCTTTGTGACGGAACTGGCAACGCGGGGATTGGCCAGGGAACCGGTGCAGGGTTTGGACAGGGTAAAGGAAACGGCTTAGGCAGAGGCAACGCTACCGGAAACGGTAGTAGTGCTTGCAATGGAAGCGGTTATGGCAGCGGAATGGGTATGGGAAGAATTTAA
- a CDS encoding response regulator transcription factor: protein MEKGTILVVDDDKNICKLMDLYLKKTGYDTIMCHDGSSAIDLLQKTKVDLVLLDIMIPSINGWEVCKLLKMEKDIPVIMVSARDMVSDKVAGFDAGADDYIVKPFEPEELLARVKVRLKPHTQPQENKGNIITIHNLIIDMNQYQASIDGQGVELKPKEIQLLSFLAQNKNIVFTREQLLERIWDYSYLGDTRTVDVHIKCLREKLKNDSTGWEIKTIWGVGYKLEVK from the coding sequence ATGGAAAAAGGCACAATTCTAGTTGTTGATGACGATAAAAATATTTGTAAGTTAATGGATCTCTATTTAAAAAAAACAGGATATGACACTATTATGTGTCACGACGGAAGTTCTGCAATCGACCTGCTCCAAAAGACAAAAGTTGACTTGGTTTTATTGGATATCATGATCCCTTCGATTAATGGCTGGGAAGTATGTAAGCTGCTTAAAATGGAGAAGGATATTCCAGTAATCATGGTAAGTGCCAGGGATATGGTTTCAGACAAGGTTGCCGGTTTTGATGCCGGTGCCGATGATTACATCGTTAAGCCCTTTGAACCTGAAGAATTGTTGGCCAGAGTAAAGGTAAGGTTAAAGCCCCATACCCAACCTCAAGAGAATAAGGGCAATATTATAACGATACATAATCTGATTATTGACATGAATCAGTACCAAGCAAGTATTGATGGCCAAGGTGTCGAGTTGAAACCAAAAGAAATTCAGCTGCTCAGTTTCCTGGCTCAAAATAAGAATATTGTATTTACAAGAGAACAACTATTAGAAAGAATATGGGATTATTCTTATTTGGGCGATACCCGCACGGTTGATGTTCATATAAAATGCCTAAGGGAAAAATTGAAAAATGATTCTACCGGCTGGGAGATTAAGACAATCTGGGGCGTTGGTTATAAACTGGAGGTTAAATAG
- the serA gene encoding phosphoglycerate dehydrogenase produces MKILVNNKVAEAGIQLLREEHDVDTYCTLSQEELIKMIPEYDALLIRGDTIVSSEVIEAGRNLKVIGRAGLEVEHIDIQAATKQGIVVLNAPQGNSASSIEYTIGMILALARGIPQAYSSVQRGEWQRQKFLGMELKDKVLGIIGLGRVGMGVAKRAKAFDMKVIAHDPFFSDDKGREMGIELVNLDLIFSKADYLTLHIPATVDTRNLLNKDAFARMKKGIKIINCARGGIIDEEALVWALQEGIVSGAALDAFAEEPLRPDHPLMKMENVVCTPRLASRTQEAENEVAVCAARGVLAALRSEPVSTSLNIPPVSRDVMNMIKPYLHLMQKMCILAVKLTEGRIKNIEVRYNGDISTADTKMLTLAAIKEVLNPILQEEVNIVNAPEVAKERGITVKEIKSKEAQSFVDLISITIKTDLTEHKVAGTLFGKSEQRIVEIDDFRVEIDPSGWFLLISHEDYPGMIGKVGTVLGEHNINITSMQVGKISSMSRNIIIVGIQTEADLEVISKLKEIKGTENVEEIFFNKYLS; encoded by the coding sequence ATGAAGATTCTGGTGAATAACAAAGTGGCAGAGGCTGGAATTCAACTGCTGCGTGAAGAACATGACGTGGATACATATTGCACATTATCTCAGGAAGAACTGATCAAAATGATTCCGGAATACGATGCTTTGCTTATCAGAGGCGATACGATTGTCAGCAGTGAAGTCATTGAAGCCGGTAGGAATTTGAAAGTAATCGGAAGGGCTGGTCTGGAAGTTGAGCATATCGATATTCAGGCAGCCACAAAGCAGGGGATTGTTGTCCTGAATGCCCCTCAGGGCAACAGTGCTTCTTCCATTGAATATACCATCGGGATGATCCTGGCTTTGGCCAGAGGGATTCCTCAAGCTTATTCTTCTGTTCAGCGTGGAGAGTGGCAAAGACAGAAGTTCCTGGGAATGGAGCTGAAAGACAAGGTCTTGGGTATCATTGGACTGGGACGGGTCGGCATGGGCGTAGCAAAAAGGGCCAAAGCTTTCGATATGAAAGTGATTGCTCATGACCCATTTTTTAGTGATGATAAAGGCAGAGAGATGGGAATTGAGCTAGTGAATCTGGATTTGATCTTCAGCAAAGCGGATTATCTGACGCTGCATATTCCAGCGACAGTTGACACGCGCAATCTGCTGAATAAAGATGCGTTTGCCAGAATGAAAAAAGGTATTAAGATTATTAACTGTGCCAGAGGCGGGATTATTGATGAGGAAGCTTTGGTCTGGGCCCTGCAGGAAGGAATTGTTTCCGGAGCAGCTTTGGATGCGTTTGCTGAAGAACCTCTTCGGCCAGATCATCCGCTGATGAAGATGGAGAATGTGGTCTGCACTCCTAGGCTTGCCTCCAGGACGCAGGAGGCTGAAAATGAGGTTGCGGTTTGCGCAGCCCGCGGAGTGCTCGCTGCACTGAGATCCGAACCGGTTTCAACTTCACTGAATATTCCGCCTGTATCACGAGATGTCATGAATATGATCAAGCCTTACCTTCACTTGATGCAAAAAATGTGTATTCTGGCTGTCAAACTGACGGAAGGAAGAATAAAAAATATTGAAGTCCGCTATAATGGCGATATCAGCACTGCGGATACCAAAATGCTGACGCTGGCAGCCATAAAAGAGGTCTTAAATCCAATTCTTCAGGAAGAGGTCAATATTGTCAACGCGCCTGAAGTTGCGAAAGAACGCGGTATAACCGTCAAGGAGATCAAAAGCAAAGAGGCGCAAAGCTTTGTTGATCTGATCAGCATTACCATTAAAACTGATTTAACTGAGCATAAGGTAGCAGGTACGCTTTTTGGCAAAAGTGAACAGCGGATTGTGGAGATCGACGATTTCAGGGTTGAAATAGATCCTTCGGGATGGTTCCTGCTTATCTCGCATGAGGATTATCCGGGGATGATCGGCAAAGTCGGGACTGTATTGGGTGAGCATAACATCAACATTACCAGTATGCAGGTTGGCAAAATCAGTTCCATGAGCAGAAACATAATCATTGTCGGTATTCAAACCGAAGCCGATTTGGAAGTCATCAGTAAATTGAAAGAGATTAAGGGGACTGAAAATGTTGAAGAGATTTTCTTCAATAAATATCTGTCCTAA
- a CDS encoding response regulator transcription factor yields MNRYILIADDNEDIVDILKTYAAKEGFIPVVAYNGEEALAKFFQYSPALILLDVMMPRKDGFEICREIRQSSNVPIIMITAKSEDADRIMGLDIGADDYIVKPFSPGEVMARIRAVLRRIDLPDDSRKNIDENSVVFPGLEINLSDYTVKISGKSVNLTRKELEILWLLASNPGKVFSRDNLLNSVWGYEYFGDARTVDTHIKRLRAKIECLDTCNWEVKTIWGVGYKFEVKHV; encoded by the coding sequence TTGAACAGGTACATTTTAATTGCCGATGATAACGAAGACATCGTCGATATCCTAAAAACTTATGCAGCCAAGGAAGGTTTTATTCCTGTGGTTGCCTATAACGGCGAAGAAGCTCTTGCCAAGTTCTTTCAGTATTCCCCCGCCTTGATTTTGTTGGACGTTATGATGCCAAGAAAAGACGGGTTTGAAATTTGCCGGGAGATACGCCAAAGTTCCAATGTTCCAATCATTATGATTACGGCTAAAAGCGAGGATGCCGACCGGATCATGGGGTTGGACATCGGAGCCGATGACTACATTGTGAAACCCTTCAGTCCCGGTGAAGTTATGGCCAGGATCCGGGCGGTCCTTAGACGAATTGATTTACCGGACGATAGCAGGAAGAATATAGACGAGAATAGCGTTGTTTTTCCCGGACTAGAAATTAACCTTTCAGATTATACGGTTAAAATAAGCGGCAAGTCGGTTAACCTTACAAGAAAAGAACTGGAAATACTTTGGTTATTAGCTTCTAATCCTGGTAAGGTCTTCTCTCGGGATAACCTTTTAAACAGCGTCTGGGGTTATGAATACTTTGGGGATGCCAGGACAGTCGATACCCATATTAAAAGGCTCCGAGCGAAAATAGAATGTTTAGATACCTGTAATTGGGAGGTTAAAACCATCTGGGGTGTGGGCTATAAATTTGAGGTGAAACATGTTTAA
- a CDS encoding TIM barrel protein has protein sequence MSIKFGTAGVPLSSKETSTEAGILRIRELGMDAMEVEFVHGVRMKEDKALKTGETAKKERVSLSCHAPYYINLNSSETEKVEASKTRIIHTARIAGILGAGSIVFHPAFYSGDTSATVLARVVKELSDVRQELDQEGNQVILRPETTGKPSQFGDLTETIKIAQEVPGVLPCIDFSHLHARANGQFNSYDEFCAILEQTAEGLGEKWISNAHFHISGIEYGPKGEKRHLVLQEADLKFREILKACLSFGIQGTVICESPKLEEDALILQKTYQELKAEH, from the coding sequence ATGAGCATCAAGTTTGGCACGGCCGGAGTGCCTTTGTCTTCCAAGGAAACATCCACGGAGGCCGGAATCCTAAGAATCAGGGAACTCGGAATGGATGCGATGGAAGTCGAGTTTGTTCACGGGGTCAGAATGAAGGAAGATAAAGCGTTAAAGACCGGGGAGACTGCGAAAAAAGAACGCGTATCCCTGTCTTGTCATGCGCCTTACTATATCAACCTGAACTCTAGTGAAACGGAAAAAGTCGAGGCAAGCAAAACAAGGATTATTCATACGGCCAGGATTGCCGGGATACTTGGGGCCGGAAGCATTGTTTTTCATCCAGCTTTTTATTCTGGGGATACCTCGGCTACCGTCTTAGCCAGAGTGGTCAAAGAACTCAGCGATGTCCGGCAGGAACTTGATCAGGAAGGCAACCAGGTCATCCTGAGGCCTGAAACGACAGGTAAACCCTCCCAGTTTGGCGATCTCACGGAAACGATCAAAATAGCACAGGAGGTTCCGGGCGTATTGCCCTGTATTGATTTCAGCCATCTGCATGCCAGAGCCAATGGTCAATTCAACAGCTATGACGAGTTCTGCGCGATTCTTGAGCAGACAGCCGAAGGGCTTGGTGAGAAGTGGATAAGCAATGCGCATTTCCATATTTCCGGGATTGAATATGGTCCAAAAGGCGAAAAGAGACATCTCGTTTTGCAAGAAGCTGACCTGAAATTCCGGGAAATCCTTAAAGCTTGCCTGAGCTTTGGCATCCAAGGAACCGTGATTTGTGAAAGTCCGAAGCTTGAGGAGGATGCTCTGATCCTGCAAAAGACATATCAGGAGCTAAAGGCGGAGCACTGA
- a CDS encoding HAMP domain-containing sensor histidine kinase has translation MFKKNITFKLTAGFVSIVLISMLTLGLIFIQVFRQYEIDSREQTMLANARSISEIVAVNLQSNGQMRGIGGFMRFLDTMTDAKVWIMDRQNNPLVFSGPENDSGNNPMGKGMSKGYGTGGMGMGAGTGQTHTFYSGQLPTEAENVINTVLSGQESISQSFSSVYQEETITVGVPIFDVNKQVIGSVLLHTPVTGITNVLDKTNRILLASLLIALLIAIGLGIFYSILFTRPLKAMTNTAMEMARGNYSARTGIKRQDEIGQLGNSLDFLASGLTEAGEKIDKLEQVRKDFVANVSHEFKTPLTVIRGSLEALADGTIDQPEDIRRYYSRMLSETRSLDRLVQDLLELSRLQSGKITVNFEPVHIPSLLADTVKSMQTIAAGKDIQMHCEIPQNVPPVNSDYDRLRQLFVIFIDNAVKYSPKKTTVNVTLDLRDKLKVIIRDQGPGIPEEELPYIWDRFYKTDKSRKGGGTGLGLAIARHLSELLNCKLTMESSLGQGTKVTMELPFSKQDE, from the coding sequence ATGTTTAAAAAAAATATTACCTTTAAATTAACAGCCGGATTTGTTTCGATTGTCTTGATCTCAATGCTTACCCTGGGCTTAATCTTCATACAGGTTTTCCGCCAGTATGAAATAGATAGCCGGGAGCAGACTATGCTGGCTAACGCCCGCAGCATTTCCGAAATAGTTGCGGTCAATTTGCAAAGCAACGGTCAAATGCGCGGTATTGGCGGTTTTATGCGTTTTTTAGATACCATGACAGATGCAAAAGTCTGGATTATGGACAGACAAAATAATCCTCTGGTTTTCAGTGGCCCCGAGAATGATTCTGGAAATAATCCTATGGGAAAAGGGATGAGCAAGGGCTACGGCACGGGTGGTATGGGAATGGGAGCAGGAACAGGACAGACTCACACTTTTTACTCGGGACAGCTCCCAACAGAAGCGGAAAATGTTATTAATACCGTTCTTTCCGGGCAAGAATCTATTAGTCAAAGCTTTAGCAGCGTATATCAGGAAGAAACAATTACTGTAGGCGTCCCTATTTTTGACGTCAATAAACAGGTAATCGGCTCCGTTCTCTTACACACTCCGGTAACAGGTATAACCAATGTACTTGATAAAACAAACCGTATCCTGCTGGCCAGTCTTTTAATCGCCCTGCTCATTGCCATTGGTTTGGGAATTTTTTATTCGATTCTTTTCACCCGCCCTTTGAAAGCGATGACTAATACGGCAATGGAAATGGCCCGCGGCAATTATAGCGCGCGGACCGGGATAAAACGTCAGGATGAAATCGGCCAGTTAGGAAATTCTCTTGATTTTTTAGCCTCAGGGTTAACAGAGGCCGGAGAAAAAATCGATAAACTGGAACAGGTCAGAAAAGATTTTGTTGCCAATGTTTCCCATGAGTTCAAAACGCCCTTGACTGTAATCAGGGGATCACTTGAAGCCCTGGCTGACGGGACAATCGACCAGCCTGAAGATATCCGGCGCTATTACAGCCGAATGCTTTCCGAGACCAGGAGTTTAGACCGGCTTGTTCAGGATCTTTTGGAACTATCCCGCCTGCAGTCCGGTAAAATAACCGTAAATTTCGAACCTGTTCACATTCCGAGCCTGCTTGCCGATACAGTTAAAAGTATGCAAACCATCGCAGCGGGAAAGGACATACAAATGCATTGTGAAATTCCCCAAAATGTTCCGCCTGTAAACAGTGATTATGACAGGCTCCGGCAGCTGTTTGTTATCTTTATCGACAACGCTGTAAAATATTCTCCGAAAAAAACTACCGTTAACGTAACTTTAGATCTTAGAGATAAATTAAAAGTAATCATCCGAGACCAAGGCCCCGGTATACCTGAAGAAGAACTTCCTTATATCTGGGACCGTTTTTACAAAACGGATAAATCGCGCAAAGGCGGCGGCACCGGGCTTGGGTTGGCCATAGCCAGGCATTTGAGTGAGCTTTTAAACTGCAAGCTTACTATGGAAAGCTCACTGGGGCAAGGAACAAAAGTTACTATGGAACTTCCCTTTAGCAAGCAGGACGAATAG